Proteins from a single region of Funiculus sociatus GB2-C1:
- a CDS encoding GerMN domain-containing protein, with translation MQAQQPVRRIAIAIALGMSALVFAACAPEEPQAVNPDTSPTASPAPIAQESPTPSQTKPQAAQKTVEVYWLKSSGNNIEVVPSQVKAAAAVKSQAPLNEAFNSLLAGPTDPAYSSTIPKGTKLRSLKIRDDGVYVDLSQEFTSGGGSTSMTGRVAQVLYTATSENPNAKVWLNVEGKPLDVLGGEGLELDQPLTRQTFQENFKL, from the coding sequence ATGCAAGCTCAACAACCAGTCCGCCGGATAGCGATCGCGATCGCACTCGGTATGTCGGCGCTAGTTTTTGCGGCGTGCGCTCCAGAAGAGCCGCAGGCAGTAAATCCAGACACGTCTCCCACAGCCTCTCCGGCTCCCATCGCCCAAGAGTCGCCCACGCCGTCTCAGACTAAGCCCCAAGCAGCCCAGAAGACAGTTGAAGTCTATTGGCTAAAAAGTAGTGGCAACAATATTGAGGTGGTGCCAAGTCAGGTCAAAGCGGCAGCCGCAGTCAAATCGCAAGCTCCTCTCAATGAGGCTTTCAATAGTTTGCTGGCTGGCCCAACCGATCCGGCTTACAGCAGCACTATTCCCAAGGGAACCAAGCTCAGAAGTTTGAAGATTCGGGATGATGGTGTTTATGTGGATCTATCCCAAGAGTTTACCAGTGGCGGCGGCAGTACCTCAATGACAGGTCGCGTGGCACAGGTTCTCTATACAGCCACCAGTGAAAATCCCAATGCCAAGGTTTGGCTGAATGTAGAGGGAAAACCTTTAGACGTTTTGGGCGGTGAAGGTTTAGAACTAGATCAGCCACTCACAAGGCAAACCTTTCAGGAAAATTTTAAACTGTAG
- a CDS encoding LmeA family phospholipid-binding protein yields the protein MELIAIFLSGILALVSPVGLVLDRTVESAIRSRFDKVEQLQVRIDNAPNYQIVQGKVERVRVAGRGFWLTPEIRIAALELETDPLDIDVARLRKRGKAPVTTLLEQPLQGGLRLVITQEDINQALLSPAVTKRLSKLASRLLGSSAELIVQRYEFVNPKIELLGNNRVRLQLELQEQGADKLSVSVETGVSVAEETKLQLIEPSVLVNNTPVPPPVVAALLSTLNDRLDLSTLDDAAIALKILKLDVDREQLEVAAFVKVKAPTAVPSVR from the coding sequence ATGGAACTTATAGCCATCTTTTTGTCTGGGATACTAGCTCTCGTCTCACCTGTTGGATTAGTTCTCGATCGCACAGTAGAGAGCGCCATCCGCTCCCGATTTGATAAAGTAGAGCAATTGCAAGTCCGCATCGACAACGCCCCCAACTATCAAATTGTCCAAGGAAAAGTCGAGCGAGTGCGGGTTGCGGGGCGGGGGTTCTGGCTAACACCAGAAATCAGAATTGCAGCTTTGGAACTAGAAACCGATCCCCTTGACATTGATGTAGCGCGTTTGCGAAAGCGGGGAAAGGCTCCAGTGACGACTTTACTAGAGCAACCTTTACAGGGGGGATTGCGTTTAGTTATCACCCAGGAGGATATTAATCAAGCTTTACTCTCACCGGCTGTAACAAAGCGTTTGAGTAAACTGGCAAGCCGTCTTTTGGGCAGTTCAGCTGAACTTATAGTTCAACGCTATGAGTTTGTCAATCCCAAGATAGAACTTCTGGGGAATAACCGAGTGCGTTTGCAGTTGGAATTACAAGAACAGGGAGCGGATAAACTGAGTGTATCGGTGGAGACAGGGGTGAGTGTTGCCGAAGAAACTAAGTTGCAGTTAATTGAGCCGTCGGTTTTGGTTAATAATACGCCAGTGCCACCCCCAGTAGTTGCTGCTTTGCTGTCCACTTTAAATGACCGATTGGATCTCAGTACCTTGGATGATGCTGCGATCGCTCTTAAAATCCTAAAATTAGATGTAGATAGGGAACAGCTAGAGGTAGCAGCGTTTGTGAAAGTAAAAGCGCCAACTGCTGTACCTAGTGTGCGTTAG
- a CDS encoding proline--tRNA ligase — MRLSQMLFVTLREDPAEATIPSHKLLLRAGYIRRIGSGIYAYLPLMWRVLQKVSQIVRQEMNATGAQECLLPQLQPADLWRESERWDTYTQAENIMFALTDRHKQELGLGPTHEEVITAIARDMIRSYRQLPLHLYQLQTKFRDEIRPRFGLMRGREFIMKDGYSFHTNEESLKKTYQDMHQAYSNMLRRCGLAFRAVEADSGAIGGSGSQEFMVLAEAGEDEVLYTEDGQYAANVEKAVSLPPDAEESSFTTSEKRETPGTETIDKLCQFLKCHPTQIVKNVLYQTVYDNGMTVLVLVSIRGDQDVNEVKLQNELTKLAPQYGGKTIIALTVPDAEAQQKWAAKPLPLGYIAPDITDDYITQDKQIHPKFVRLVDKTAVSLKNFVTGSNESGYHGVGANWGEQFKLPEMVLDVRKARLGDRAIHDPSQTLQTARGIEIGHIFQLGTKYSVAMGATYTNEQGEEVPLVMGCYGVGVSRLAQAAVEQSYDKDGIIWPVAIAPYQVIISIPNTGDTKQVEAAEQLYTQLNEAGIETLLDDRDERAGVKFKDADLIGIPYRVVTGRSLNNGKVEIVERATHKSQEIPLSEVVSTLKEWISTAVS, encoded by the coding sequence ATGCGACTGTCACAAATGCTTTTTGTTACGCTGCGGGAAGATCCAGCGGAAGCAACAATCCCCAGTCATAAATTACTGCTCCGTGCAGGCTATATTCGTCGCATCGGTAGCGGTATTTACGCCTATCTTCCCTTGATGTGGCGAGTGCTGCAAAAGGTTTCCCAAATCGTGCGCCAAGAGATGAATGCAACAGGCGCTCAAGAGTGTCTGCTGCCACAATTGCAACCAGCAGATTTATGGCGAGAATCGGAGCGCTGGGATACTTACACCCAAGCTGAGAATATCATGTTTGCCCTCACAGACCGACACAAACAAGAATTGGGATTAGGGCCGACGCATGAGGAAGTAATTACAGCGATCGCTCGTGATATGATTCGCTCCTACCGTCAGCTACCACTGCACCTCTATCAACTGCAAACCAAATTCCGGGATGAAATTCGTCCCCGCTTTGGCTTGATGCGCGGGCGAGAATTCATCATGAAAGATGGCTACTCGTTCCACACCAATGAGGAAAGCCTGAAGAAAACTTATCAGGATATGCACCAAGCTTACAGCAATATGTTGCGACGGTGCGGTTTGGCTTTCCGAGCGGTAGAAGCTGATTCTGGCGCTATTGGTGGCTCTGGTTCCCAAGAATTTATGGTACTCGCTGAGGCGGGTGAAGATGAAGTTCTTTACACCGAAGATGGACAGTACGCCGCCAATGTGGAAAAGGCTGTTTCTTTGCCACCGGATGCAGAAGAATCCTCATTTACAACTTCCGAAAAACGAGAGACACCGGGAACAGAAACTATCGATAAACTGTGCCAATTTTTAAAGTGTCATCCTACCCAAATTGTAAAAAATGTCCTCTACCAAACTGTTTATGACAATGGCATGACAGTTTTGGTACTGGTAAGCATCCGAGGAGATCAAGATGTTAATGAAGTCAAGTTGCAAAATGAGCTGACAAAGTTAGCCCCGCAGTATGGCGGGAAAACCATCATCGCCTTGACGGTACCAGACGCAGAAGCGCAGCAAAAATGGGCGGCAAAACCTCTACCTTTGGGTTATATTGCCCCTGATATTACTGATGACTACATCACTCAGGATAAGCAAATACATCCTAAGTTTGTGCGCTTAGTTGATAAAACTGCTGTTAGTTTAAAGAACTTCGTCACAGGTTCTAATGAAAGTGGCTACCACGGAGTCGGGGCAAATTGGGGTGAGCAATTTAAATTACCAGAAATGGTATTGGATGTGCGAAAGGCAAGATTAGGCGATCGCGCAATTCACGATCCCAGTCAAACTCTCCAAACTGCCAGAGGAATTGAAATCGGTCACATTTTCCAGCTAGGCACCAAATACTCTGTAGCAATGGGAGCAACTTACACCAACGAACAAGGTGAAGAAGTACCTTTAGTAATGGGTTGTTATGGTGTTGGCGTGTCGAGACTGGCGCAGGCTGCGGTAGAACAATCTTATGATAAAGATGGGATTATCTGGCCGGTAGCGATCGCGCCTTATCAAGTCATCATTTCAATTCCCAACACAGGCGACACCAAACAAGTCGAAGCTGCTGAACAACTCTACACTCAACTCAATGAAGCGGGAATTGAAACATTATTAGATGACCGCGACGAACGCGCTGGGGTAAAGTTTAAAGATGCCGATTTAATTGGGATACCCTATAGAGTGGTGACAGGACGATCGCTCAATAATGGCAAAGTGGAAATCGTCGAACGAGCCACCCATAAATCACAGGAAATTCCCCTTTCGGAAGTAGTATCTACCTTAAAAGAGTGGATTTCTACCGCTGTTTCATAA
- a CDS encoding 1-acyl-sn-glycerol-3-phosphate acyltransferase: protein MPDFMIQAQPPLEFIPPAFNPLVLRSAQMVLPFWMRSHTAITQIQADNVEVLVDLYRQFQDGKIRFLMAFRHPNAEDALCMAHLMWKLVPRVAQQQGVSLQNPLHFHFIYDRGIPLWAGAHMGWIYSRLGGTPIHRGKADWLGLKSARDLFANAQFPMAAAPEGATNGHNEIISPLEPGISQLGFWCVEDLLKAGRSEQVLIVPVGIKYRYIEAPWKSLEKLLTELEAVSGLTAYAESAEPDVLNPHFLYKRLYRLGEHLLSLMEHFYTRFYHKNLLKNEALEARLQALMDAALQVAEQYFDLPPKGSVIDRCRRLEQAGWNHIYREEYKNIKALSPLERALANRIADEANSHVWHMRLVETFVAVTGKYVMEKPTVERFAETALLLWDMVNRIKNSNPFERPRLGNQQVEMTIGQPISVSERYAVYQENRHGAKLAVTHLTKDLQHAIESLL, encoded by the coding sequence TTGCCAGATTTCATGATACAGGCTCAACCACCGCTAGAATTTATTCCTCCAGCTTTCAATCCTCTAGTTTTACGCTCCGCCCAGATGGTGCTACCGTTTTGGATGCGATCGCATACAGCAATTACCCAAATTCAAGCGGACAACGTGGAAGTTTTGGTCGATCTGTATCGCCAATTTCAGGACGGAAAAATCCGCTTCCTAATGGCATTTCGCCATCCCAACGCCGAAGATGCGCTGTGCATGGCTCATTTGATGTGGAAATTGGTGCCACGGGTAGCACAACAACAAGGCGTATCCCTGCAAAATCCCCTACATTTTCACTTTATCTATGACCGGGGAATTCCCCTATGGGCAGGCGCACACATGGGCTGGATCTATTCTCGCTTAGGTGGCACCCCCATTCATAGAGGCAAAGCAGATTGGTTAGGGTTAAAGTCAGCGCGTGACTTGTTTGCTAATGCTCAGTTTCCGATGGCAGCTGCCCCCGAAGGTGCCACCAACGGTCACAATGAGATTATCAGTCCACTAGAACCAGGTATCTCTCAATTAGGCTTTTGGTGTGTTGAAGATTTGCTTAAAGCTGGACGCTCCGAGCAAGTTTTGATTGTCCCAGTAGGGATTAAATATCGTTACATCGAAGCTCCCTGGAAGTCTTTAGAAAAGCTTTTAACCGAATTGGAAGCAGTTAGCGGTTTAACCGCATATGCAGAAAGTGCTGAGCCTGATGTTTTAAATCCTCATTTCCTCTATAAACGCTTGTATCGTTTAGGGGAACATTTACTCTCATTAATGGAGCATTTTTATACCCGATTTTATCATAAAAATCTGCTAAAGAATGAAGCCTTGGAAGCTCGACTTCAAGCTTTGATGGATGCGGCTCTACAAGTTGCAGAGCAATATTTTGACTTACCGCCCAAGGGAAGCGTAATTGACCGCTGTCGTCGGCTAGAGCAGGCTGGTTGGAATCACATTTATCGAGAAGAATACAAGAATATAAAGGCGCTGTCTCCCCTAGAAAGGGCATTAGCCAATCGAATAGCTGACGAAGCAAACAGTCATGTATGGCATATGCGGTTGGTAGAAACTTTTGTGGCAGTTACAGGCAAGTATGTTATGGAAAAACCAACCGTAGAGCGCTTTGCTGAGACAGCCTTACTTTTATGGGATATGGTGAATCGCATCAAGAATAGTAATCCTTTTGAACGCCCTCGTCTTGGCAATCAACAAGTGGAGATGACTATCGGGCAACCAATATCTGTTTCAGAACGTTACGCAGTTTATCAAGAAAATCGTCACGGTGCCAAACTTGCTGTAACCCATTTGACTAAAGATTTGCAACACGCGATAGAGAGTTTACTTTAG
- a CDS encoding Uma2 family endonuclease — MSNIILVEHDVTLPPTQAELPYDDGIPMESQRHKVQMDLLIDTLLPWLGERSDGYVGGNMFVYFSMEQVRNKDFRGPDFFAVLGVPKRERLSWVVWEEGKAPDVVIELLSESTAQLDKNEKKLIYQNQLRVSEYFWFDPFNSDDWAGFFLQQGVYQPLSLNAQNQLVSQSLGLALQRWQGNYKGIDATWLRWATLEGELLPTPEEQERLRADSGRLRAEQAESQLQQTVRNLLAEGMGVEHVARLTGLSVGQVEELSS, encoded by the coding sequence ATGTCAAACATTATTCTAGTTGAACATGACGTAACGCTGCCTCCAACCCAGGCAGAACTTCCCTATGATGATGGAATTCCGATGGAATCTCAACGGCATAAAGTCCAGATGGATTTGTTGATTGATACCCTACTACCTTGGCTGGGAGAACGCTCGGACGGTTATGTAGGCGGCAATATGTTCGTATACTTCAGTATGGAGCAGGTTCGCAACAAAGACTTTAGAGGCCCAGACTTTTTTGCTGTGTTGGGAGTACCAAAAAGAGAACGTTTAAGTTGGGTGGTTTGGGAAGAAGGAAAAGCCCCAGATGTGGTAATTGAGTTGCTCTCAGAAAGCACCGCCCAGCTAGATAAAAATGAGAAAAAGCTGATTTATCAAAATCAGTTGCGCGTATCAGAGTATTTTTGGTTTGACCCTTTTAACTCCGATGATTGGGCTGGTTTCTTTCTCCAGCAAGGAGTTTATCAACCTCTATCTCTAAATGCTCAGAACCAATTAGTAAGCCAATCGTTGGGTTTAGCGTTGCAGCGTTGGCAAGGTAACTACAAAGGGATTGATGCTACCTGGTTGCGTTGGGCAACTTTGGAGGGAGAATTGCTACCAACTCCGGAAGAACAAGAACGCCTGCGGGCAGACTCGGGACGCCTGCGGGCAGAGCAAGCAGAGTCTCAGTTGCAGCAGACGGTACGCAACTTACTGGCAGAAGGGATGGGTGTAGAACACGTAGCTCGGTTAACTGGTTTGTCTGTAGGGCAAGTAGAGGAACTGAGCAGTTAA
- a CDS encoding orange carotenoid protein N-terminal domain-containing protein, with product MTFTTTGSYDKGKEALKGLNVDDQLGLLWFVYTKMGKSITPAAPGASGSDIAEGLFNQVKELSHEEQLQVQRDIATNANTQISRQYGSLSPETKLAFWYFLAQGMDNGTIIPMPPNYELPQEGKDLLAQIEGMDFQQQIDFLRGAVLPMGAEAAPGSDI from the coding sequence ATGACATTCACCACTACGGGTAGCTACGACAAAGGTAAAGAAGCTCTTAAGGGCTTGAATGTAGACGATCAGCTAGGATTGCTGTGGTTTGTTTACACCAAGATGGGTAAATCAATCACACCAGCGGCTCCAGGGGCTTCTGGCTCTGATATTGCAGAGGGATTGTTCAATCAAGTTAAAGAACTTTCCCATGAAGAACAGCTGCAAGTTCAGCGTGATATCGCTACAAATGCTAATACTCAGATTAGCCGTCAATACGGCTCTTTAAGTCCTGAAACTAAGCTGGCTTTCTGGTACTTTTTAGCGCAAGGAATGGACAACGGTACTATCATTCCTATGCCTCCTAATTATGAACTTCCCCAAGAAGGAAAAGACTTGTTAGCGCAAATTGAAGGTATGGATTTTCAGCAGCAAATTGATTTCTTACGTGGTGCTGTATTACCTATGGGTGCTGAGGCTGCACCAGGATCTGATATCTAG
- a CDS encoding acetoacetate decarboxylase family protein, with product MTYPQAPWTLQGYALQTLHLVDIPKARPFIPPEFEIVSVFPGKTLGGVYLSYYGTGSVLEYSELIVVPGIVSYEGKLGGWVSHIYVDNSDSVAGGREIWGLPKEIAEFTWQKGDNSLVTVRQGDKQLCSLSYTNTPLPLSTWWRQPLTGSAFSTLDSNVLFFKSGLESQLKAVSGKLEVPAISPFSQLSLGQPLVTVYCDQMRIVVDAPEVVGRTAREAEFSYQ from the coding sequence ATGACATATCCCCAGGCACCTTGGACGCTTCAAGGTTACGCATTACAAACCTTGCATTTGGTAGATATTCCCAAAGCGCGTCCTTTCATCCCCCCAGAGTTTGAAATCGTCTCTGTATTCCCAGGAAAAACGCTAGGCGGGGTTTACTTATCCTATTACGGCACAGGTTCAGTATTAGAGTACAGCGAGTTAATTGTTGTCCCTGGTATCGTCAGCTATGAAGGAAAATTGGGCGGTTGGGTTTCCCATATTTATGTAGACAATTCTGATTCTGTTGCTGGTGGACGAGAAATTTGGGGACTACCCAAAGAAATAGCTGAATTTACGTGGCAAAAAGGCGACAATTCTCTGGTTACTGTCCGTCAAGGCGATAAGCAGTTGTGCAGCCTCAGCTACACAAACACGCCATTACCCCTTTCTACCTGGTGGCGACAACCCTTAACCGGATCTGCCTTCAGTACCCTAGACTCCAATGTGCTATTTTTCAAAAGTGGATTAGAGTCTCAGCTAAAGGCAGTTAGTGGCAAATTAGAAGTACCTGCAATTAGTCCTTTCTCCCAGTTAAGCTTAGGTCAGCCTTTGGTAACAGTTTACTGCGACCAAATGCGTATAGTTGTAGATGCACCGGAAGTAGTGGGACGCACAGCAAGAGAAGCTGAGTTTAGCTATCAGTAA
- a CDS encoding DUF2079 domain-containing protein, whose product MKEKLLKPGAVALTIGTSILILFACSSLRHAMFQSGAFDLGIYDQVVYLISQGQPPISSILGFHHMGNHAAWAVYPLALFYKIFPNVHWLLIVQAVALSLGALPMWHLAHQAGLKQSQCVAMAVAYLLYPLIFNVNLFEFHPEVMAVPVFLAAVWCARESKIGLFCLSIIFILGCKAVLSLTVAAMGLWLLVFEKRRFYGAFALYAGIAWFLIATQVVIPFFSSSEAAAVERYSYLGNSVLDIARNLVFKPELVLGRIFSINTINYLIILILPLIWGLSPQHLTPLVSAIPAFMLNILSDKPHQRDLIHQYSLPILPFLLLAVISSLAANRSWLQNRKAIILWSLVAFLALAKYGYFWSKYQISLDNWQATREAIAQIQTSDGVLTTHRIVPHLTHRRLIQFVDDFNPPPTDLSAFEYVLLNVRYPGGSGNQEFAANFVNQLRNAAQFQLTYQRDDVYLFRKKS is encoded by the coding sequence ATGAAAGAAAAACTGTTAAAGCCTGGTGCTGTGGCGCTAACAATCGGCACAAGTATCTTAATTTTATTTGCGTGTAGCAGTCTTAGACATGCAATGTTTCAATCGGGGGCTTTTGACCTGGGAATTTACGATCAAGTAGTTTATTTAATCAGTCAAGGACAACCGCCGATTTCCTCTATTCTCGGCTTTCATCACATGGGAAACCATGCAGCTTGGGCAGTTTATCCGCTGGCTTTATTTTACAAAATTTTCCCTAATGTTCACTGGTTATTGATAGTCCAAGCTGTTGCCTTATCTTTGGGTGCATTACCCATGTGGCACCTTGCACATCAGGCGGGGCTAAAACAATCGCAATGCGTAGCAATGGCAGTGGCGTACTTACTCTACCCGCTAATTTTTAATGTTAACTTATTTGAATTTCACCCGGAAGTTATGGCTGTTCCCGTCTTTTTAGCAGCCGTATGGTGTGCTAGGGAAAGTAAAATTGGGTTGTTTTGTTTAAGTATTATTTTTATTTTGGGATGTAAAGCTGTCTTATCTCTAACTGTAGCGGCAATGGGTTTGTGGCTGCTGGTGTTCGAGAAGAGACGTTTCTATGGTGCTTTTGCCCTCTACGCTGGTATTGCCTGGTTCCTCATTGCAACTCAGGTGGTTATTCCGTTCTTCAGCAGCAGCGAAGCCGCAGCAGTGGAACGTTACAGTTATCTCGGCAATTCAGTTTTGGACATTGCGAGAAATTTAGTATTTAAGCCAGAGTTGGTGTTAGGAAGAATATTCTCAATTAATACCATAAACTATTTAATAATTTTAATTTTGCCGTTAATTTGGGGGCTTTCGCCGCAGCATTTAACTCCTTTGGTGAGTGCTATTCCCGCTTTCATGTTGAACATTCTTTCCGACAAACCCCATCAACGGGATTTAATTCATCAGTATTCTTTGCCAATTTTGCCTTTTCTGCTGCTGGCTGTAATTTCTAGTCTTGCTGCTAATCGTAGTTGGTTGCAGAATAGAAAGGCGATAATTCTCTGGTCGCTAGTGGCTTTCTTAGCATTAGCAAAGTATGGGTATTTTTGGTCAAAATATCAGATTTCGCTAGATAATTGGCAAGCAACGCGGGAAGCGATCGCGCAAATTCAAACTTCTGATGGTGTCTTAACTACCCACAGAATTGTCCCCCATTTAACCCACCGCCGCCTGATCCAGTTCGTTGACGATTTTAATCCACCACCCACCGACCTCTCAGCCTTTGAATATGTCTTGCTGAATGTGCGTTATCCGGGCGGATCTGGTAATCAAGAATTTGCCGCTAACTTTGTCAATCAACTCAGAAATGCAGCGCAATTTCAATTAACCTATCAACGTGATGATGTTTATTTGTTTAGAAAAAAGTCTTAA
- a CDS encoding mannosyltransferase family protein → MNEAGTIDTKKAFLNNAFIFAAGMWLISRLVILIAMILIAPLLPPPPGGIAPTFGWGVFDYWDSVHYRAIATTGYEYINDGKGHNVAFFPLFPLIVRGIMLLGLPFEVAGTLVNNFAFLGAIIIVYLWVEEHHGKSAARWSSAVLAWCPFSLFGTVIYTEGLFLLLSTAALRAFDKKQYFWLALCGALATATRPTGIALIPAFLIVAWRQRRPLIAYVSSLATAVGLLLFSLYCWIRFADPLAFVNAQRGWRPTVGFDWQGWGKMLMQISVGTANWKHGSIVDPLHPLLFLIIVASGFLLWRFRKKLGEIKVRYGFCLLWLILWLVAGDPLINTVALVGGGYLLWHLRNQLSLVTVIYGFCGLGLILNSGGTWSIGRIAYGIVSLAIALGLLLSRYPRWGYPTIGFFTIFLASLSIRFAQHLWAG, encoded by the coding sequence ATGAATGAAGCTGGAACAATCGATACAAAAAAAGCTTTTTTAAACAATGCCTTCATCTTTGCAGCGGGAATGTGGCTAATTAGCAGACTCGTGATTTTGATAGCAATGATATTGATTGCTCCGCTGCTTCCGCCTCCACCAGGTGGGATTGCGCCTACGTTTGGCTGGGGAGTTTTCGATTATTGGGATAGTGTACATTATCGCGCGATCGCTACTACTGGCTACGAATATATCAATGATGGAAAAGGGCATAATGTTGCCTTTTTTCCCCTATTTCCTTTAATTGTTCGTGGAATAATGCTCCTTGGCTTACCCTTTGAGGTAGCAGGAACATTAGTAAACAATTTTGCCTTTTTGGGCGCAATAATTATTGTTTACCTTTGGGTAGAAGAACATCATGGCAAAAGTGCTGCAAGGTGGTCAAGTGCTGTACTCGCTTGGTGTCCGTTTTCTCTATTTGGAACGGTAATTTATACAGAAGGGCTGTTTCTGTTACTAAGTACAGCCGCTTTGAGAGCATTTGATAAAAAACAGTATTTTTGGTTAGCTTTGTGTGGTGCATTAGCAACTGCAACTCGACCAACTGGGATAGCACTTATCCCCGCTTTTTTGATAGTAGCGTGGAGACAACGCAGACCCCTGATTGCCTACGTTTCCAGTTTAGCTACCGCAGTTGGTTTGCTGCTGTTTAGTTTATATTGCTGGATTCGTTTTGCAGACCCCTTAGCGTTTGTCAATGCACAGCGGGGATGGCGACCAACCGTAGGGTTTGATTGGCAAGGTTGGGGTAAAATGCTGATGCAAATTTCGGTGGGGACAGCGAACTGGAAACACGGCTCAATTGTAGACCCTTTGCATCCACTGCTATTTTTAATTATTGTCGCCAGTGGCTTTTTGTTGTGGCGATTTCGGAAAAAATTGGGTGAGATTAAAGTTAGATATGGTTTTTGTTTGTTATGGTTAATTTTATGGCTCGTGGCGGGCGATCCGTTGATTAATACGGTCGCTTTAGTAGGTGGTGGCTACTTGTTATGGCACTTACGCAACCAGTTGAGTTTGGTGACAGTAATTTATGGCTTTTGTGGCTTAGGATTAATTTTGAACTCTGGAGGTACTTGGTCAATTGGTCGGATTGCTTATGGAATTGTATCACTAGCGATCGCGCTTGGTTTATTACTTTCCCGTTATCCGCGTTGGGGATACCCTACAATCGGCTTTTTCACCATCTTTCTTGCCAGTTTATCTATTAGATTTGCCCAACACCTCTGGGCAGGGTGA